Proteins from a single region of Carassius gibelio isolate Cgi1373 ecotype wild population from Czech Republic chromosome A5, carGib1.2-hapl.c, whole genome shotgun sequence:
- the LOC128011187 gene encoding oxysterol-binding protein 2-like isoform X2: MDCCPITDDSADEEPTSQSDHSEIQGTLKTLASKLDDLSTCNDLIAKHGAALQRSLSELETLRVPLEGGEKIKAVNERATLFRITSNAMINACRDFLNLAESHSRRWQRVLQHEREQRTHLEETIEQLAKQHNSLERAWREVPAHAVNTPEIPTTTTGVSARPRKEEASEDEDTEYFDAMEDSPAFITVTATDPSQHRRSQSNLSGASGGQPSDWNQEDNCSVSSNDFSGKDLQPHRKRRTQIPEKPNYSLNLWSIMKNCIGKELSKIPMPVNFNEPLSMLQRLTEDLEYHELLDKAARCENSLEQMCLVAAFSVSSYSTTVHRTAKPFNPLLGETYELDRLEEFGYRSLCEQVSHHPPAAAHHVMSQRGWTLWQEITIASKFRGKYLSIMPLGAIHLQFHASGNHYVWRKVTSTVHNIIVGKLWIDQSGDIDIVNHRTKETCQLKFSPYSYFSREVPRKVAGVVKDGDGQAHYILSGTWDDKMESAKIVQSSRGSSSSEGKQKTVYQTLTPKLLWKKYPLPENAENMYYFSSLALTLNEEEEGVCWTDSRLRPDQRLMEAGRWDEANAEKQRLEEKQRATRRRREAEASKNIEEGQGFEGYRPLWFHQRTDEMTGETIYVYKGGYWEAKERQEWSTCPDIF, encoded by the exons aTGACTCTGCGGACGAGGAGCCCACGTCTCAGTCAGACCACAGTGAGATCCAGGGCACTCTCAAGACTCTGGCCAGTAAGTTGGATGACTTGAGCACATGCAATGACCTGATAGCCAAGCACGGAGCGGCGCTGCAGAGGTCTCTGAGTGAGCTCGAGACCTTACGTGTGCCTCTAGAGGGAGGAGAGAAAATCAAGGCTGTCAATGAGAGAGCCACCCTCTTTCGCATCACCTCCAATGCTATGATCAAT GCATGCCGAGATTTCTTGAATCTGGCAGAGAGCCACAGCCGCAGGTGGCAGAGAGTACTTCAGCATGAGCGAGAGCAGCGCACCCACCTAGAGGAGACCATCGAGCAGCTAGCCAAGCAGCACAACAGCCTGGAACGAGCCTGGAGAGAGGTCCCCGCGCATGCTGTCAACACGCCCGAAATACCCACCACCACCACGG GAGTGAGTGCAAGGCCCAGGAAAGAGGAAGCGAGTGAAGATGAGGATACAGAGTATTTTGATGCCATGGAAGACTCACCTGCATTTATAACAGTGACTGCCACAGACCCCTCTCAACACAG GCGTTCTCAAAGTAATCTCAGTGGTGCTAGCGGAGGACAGCCCAGTGACTGGAACCAGGAAGACAAT TGTTCTGTGAGCAGTAATGATTTTTCAGGGAAAGACCTGCAGCCTCACAGGAAGAGGCGGACCCAGATACCGGAGAAGCCCAACTATTCGCTCAATCTGTGGAGCATCATGAAGAACTGCATTGGCAAAGAGCTCTCTAAGATCCCAATGCCT GTGAACTTTAACGAGCCCCTGTCCATGCTGCAGCGCTTGACGGAGGATTTGGAGTACCACGAGCTGCTGGATAAGGCGGCGCGTTGTGAGAACTCTCTGGAGCAGATGTGTCTGGTCGCAGCCTTCTCCGTCTCCTCATACTCCACCACAGTGCACCGGACAGCCAAGCCCTTCAACCCTCTCCTGGGAGAGACCTATGAACTGGACCGCCTGGAAGAATTCGGCTACCGTTCCCTCTGTGAACAG GTCAGTCATCATCCACCGGCAGCTGCTCATCATGTGATGTCACAGCGAGGCTGGACCCTGTGGCAGGAAATTACCATCGCTAGCAAGTTCCGTGGCAAATACCTCTCCATCATGCCTCTAG GTGCGATCCACCTACAGTTTCATGCAAGTGGAAACCACTATGTGTGGCGAAAAGTCACCTCCACCGTGCACAACATCATTGTGGGCAAACTGTGGATCGATCAG TCAGGAGATATTGATATAGTCAACCACAGGACTAAAGAGACCTGTCAGCTCAAGTTCTCACCGTACAGCTACTTTTCAAGGGAAGTCCCACGAAAG GTCGCAGGGGTGGTGAAGGACGGTGATGGCCAGGCCCACTACATCCTGTCAGGTACATGGGACGATAAGATGGAGAGCGCCAAGATTGTGCAGAGTAGCAGAGGAAGCAGCAGCTCTGAGGGCAAACAGAAGACTGTCTATCAGACGCTCACACCCAAACTGCTGTGGAAGAAATACCCTCTACC AGAGAATGCTGAGAACATGTACTATTTCTCCTCTCTGGCTTTGACCctgaatgaggaagaggaaggtgTGTGTTGGACGGACAGCAGGCTGAGGCCAGACCAGCGGCTGATGGAAGCGGGACGCTGGGACGAGGCCAACGCAGAGAAACAAAGGCTGGAGGAAAAACAGAGAGCCACAAGGAGGAGGAGAGAAGCTGAGGCCTCCAAAAACATAGAGGAAG GACAGGGCTTTGAGGGTTACAGGCCGCTGTGGTTTCACCAGAGGACAGATGAAATGACGGGAGAGACTATCTACGTTTATAAGGGGGGTTATTGGGAGGCCAAAGAAAGACAAGAATGGAGTACGTGTCCTGATATCTTCTGA
- the LOC128011179 gene encoding V-type proton ATPase 116 kDa subunit a 2 isoform X2 has protein sequence MGSLFRSEEMCLAQLFLQSGSAYDCTNELGELGLVEFRDLNPSVNSFQRRFVSEIKRCEEMERILGYLLREIKKEDIPLPEEDVNPAAPLPKHVMVIMEQLQRLELELSEVTRNKEKLQKNLLELTEYTHMLHITRKFVHHIAEKEPSRVQYEEFPFLEKEPMMDYTSMQRLGAKLGFISGLIQSVKIEAFERMLWRVCKGYTILNYSEVDGLLEDPDTGEPTRSVVFLISYWGEQIGQKVKKICDCYHCHLYPYPNSNEERNDVVEGLRTRIQDLHMILQRTEDYLRQVLIKASESVYIWVIQVKKMKAIYHIFNLCSFDVTNKCLIAEVWCPVNDLPALRRALEDGSRKSGAAVPSFVNRIPSNDTPPTLIRTTKFTSGFQNIVDAYGVSSYREVNPAPYTIITFPFLFAVMFGDLGHGIIMALFALWMVLYENDRKLKKTRNEVWNIFFEGRYIILLMGIFSVYTGLIYNDCFSKSINLFGSGWNVRAMYDHGGWNAHMVRSNSFLALDPNVRGVFKGPYPLGIDPIWNLASNRLTFLNSYKMKMSVIVGIIHMTFGVVLGVFNHLHFRRTFNLYLIFIPELLFLLCLFGYLAFMIVYKWLFFTVRDSQTAPSILIHFINMFLMQGDSSQPLYPGQAGFQVFLVVVAVLSVPVLLLGKPLYLYWQHKGRDRLSMYRGYQRVRRSSEEKLSLMHAHDVEEGTSVDSHSSSSDSQSEELDFADIFLHQSIHTIEYCLGCISNTASYLRLWALSLAHARWSFRISSTAVPVSSLYRLPSLSCTQALKMRGCYELQDAKDQTRADL, from the exons ATGGGTTCGTTATTTCGGAGTGAGGAGATGTGCCTGGCCCAGCTCTTTCTGCAGTCCGGGTCCGCTTATGACTGCACCAATGAGCTCGGCGAACTCGGGCTAGTGGAGTTCAGAGAC CTTAACCCAAGTGTGAACTCTTTTCAGCGAAGGTTTGTCAGTGAAATCAAGAGATGTGAAGAGATGGAGAGGATTCTGG GATATCTTCTGAGGgaaattaaaaaagaagacaTCCCTCTGCCAGAAGAGGATGTGAACCCAGCTGCACCATTGCCCAAACATGTGATGGTCATAATG GAGCAACTTCAGAGACTGGAACTGGAGCTGAGTGAGGTCACCAGGAACAAGGAGAAACTTCAGAAGAACCTTCTAGAACTGACTGAGTACACACACATGCTGCACATCACACGCAAATTTGTGCACCACATTGCAGAG AAAGAGCCATCGCGGGTCCAGTATGAAGAGTTCCCCTTCCTAGAGAAAGAACCCATGATGGACTACACCAGCATGCAAAGGCTTGGAGCCAAGCTTGG GTTCATTTCTGGGCTGATCCAGAGTGTTAAAATCGAGGCATTTGAGCGAATGCTCTGGAGAGTGTGTAAGGGTTACACAATCCTCAACTACTCTGAGGTAGACGGGCTTCTGGAGGACCCTGATACG GGGGAGCCAACCAGGAGTGTGGTGTTCCTCATCTCTTACTGGGGAGAGCAGATTGGACAGAAAGTTAAGAAGATTTGTGACTG CTACCACTGTCACCTGTACCCGTACCCCAACAGTAATGAGGAGAGGAACGATGTGGTGGAGGGGCTCCGCACACGCATTCAGGACTTGCACATG ATTCTTCAGCGTACTGAGGATTACCTGAGGCAGGTGTTGATCAAGGCCTCAGAGTCTGTGTACATTTGGGTGATCCAAGTTAAGAAAATGAAGGCCATATATCACATCTTCAACCTCTGCAGTTTTGATGTCACAAACAAGTGCCTCATAGCTGAGGTGTGGTGTCCCGTAAATGATCTGCCCGCACTTCGGCGAGCTCTAGAGGATGGATCG AGGAAGAGTGGAGCCGCAGTTCCCTCATTTGTCAATCGAATTCCAAGCAACGACACTCCACCAACCCTCATACGCACCACTAAGTTTACCTCAGGCTTTCAGAATATAGTGGACGCATACGGCGTAAGCAGCTACAGAGAGGTCAACCCAG CTCCATATACAATCATTACCTTTCCCTTCCTGTTTGCGGTGATGTTTGGAGACCTCGGGCATGGCATCATCATGGCGTTGTTTGCTCTGTGGATGGTTCTCTACGAGAATGACCGCAAACTAAAGAAAACCAGAAATGAG gtCTGGAACATTTTTTTCGAGGGCCGTTACATCATCCTGTTGATGGGTATATTTTCAGTCTACACTGGATTAATATACAACGACTGCTTCTCCAAGTCAATCAACCTGTTTGGCTCGGGGTGGAACGTCCGTGCCATGTATGATCATGGAGGCTGGAA TGCACACATGGTCAGATCAAATAGCTTCCTTGCACTGGATCCAAATGTCAGAGGAGTCTTTAAGGGGCCATATCCTCTGGGCATTGACCCG ATCTGGAACCTGGCTTCAAACCGTCTCACCTTCCTGAACTCCTATAAGATGAAGATGTCTGTGATCGTAggaataatccacatgacttttGGAGTCGTCCTTGGTGTTTTCAATCACCT GCACTTCAGACGGACATTCAATCTGTACCTGATATTTATCCCGGAGCTGCTCTTCCTGTTGTGCCTCTTTGGCTATCTGGCCTTCATGATCGTTTATAAGTGGCTGTTTTTCACAGTCAGAGACTCTCAGACAGCTCCCAGCATTCTCATCCACTTCATCAACATGTTCCTGATGCAGGGGGACTCCAGTCAACCCCTCTACCCAGGACAG GCTGGGTTTCAGGTGTTCCTGGTGGTTGTGGCTGTGCTCTCTGTGCCTGTGTTATTATTGGGCAAACCTCTCTACCTCTACTGGCAACACAAGGGCAGAGACCGGCTGAGCATGTACAGG ggTTATCAGCGTGTACGGCGGAGCAGTGAAGAAAAGCTCTCTCTCATGCATGCTCATGATGTGGAGGAGGGCACCAGTGTGGACAGCCACTCCTCCAGctctgacagccaatcagaggag TTGGATTTTGCAGATATCTTCCTCCATCAGTCCATCCACACTATAGAGTACTGCCTGGGCTGCATCTCTAATACTGCATCTTACCTCCGCCTGTGGGCTCTCAGCCTGGCACATGCCC GGTGGAGTTTCAGAATAAGTTCTACAGCGGTGCCGGTGTCAAGTTTGTACCGTTTGCCTTCTCTCTCTTGCACACAAGCTTTGAAAATGAGGGGCTGTTATGAGCTGCAGGATGCTAAAGACCAGACCAGAGCAGATCTGtga
- the LOC128011179 gene encoding V-type proton ATPase 116 kDa subunit a 2 isoform X1, which translates to MGSLFRSEEMCLAQLFLQSGSAYDCTNELGELGLVEFRDLNPSVNSFQRRFVSEIKRCEEMERILGYLLREIKKEDIPLPEEDVNPAAPLPKHVMVIMEQLQRLELELSEVTRNKEKLQKNLLELTEYTHMLHITRKFVHHIAEKEPSRVQYEEFPFLEKEPMMDYTSMQRLGAKLGFISGLIQSVKIEAFERMLWRVCKGYTILNYSEVDGLLEDPDTGEPTRSVVFLISYWGEQIGQKVKKICDCYHCHLYPYPNSNEERNDVVEGLRTRIQDLHMILQRTEDYLRQVLIKASESVYIWVIQVKKMKAIYHIFNLCSFDVTNKCLIAEVWCPVNDLPALRRALEDGSRKSGAAVPSFVNRIPSNDTPPTLIRTTKFTSGFQNIVDAYGVSSYREVNPAPYTIITFPFLFAVMFGDLGHGIIMALFALWMVLYENDRKLKKTRNEVWNIFFEGRYIILLMGIFSVYTGLIYNDCFSKSINLFGSGWNVRAMYDHGGWNAHMVRSNSFLALDPNVRGVFKGPYPLGIDPIWNLASNRLTFLNSYKMKMSVIVGIIHMTFGVVLGVFNHLHFRRTFNLYLIFIPELLFLLCLFGYLAFMIVYKWLFFTVRDSQTAPSILIHFINMFLMQGDSSQPLYPGQAGFQVFLVVVAVLSVPVLLLGKPLYLYWQHKGRDRLSMYRGYQRVRRSSEEKLSLMHAHDVEEGTSVDSHSSSSDSQSEELDFADIFLHQSIHTIEYCLGCISNTASYLRLWALSLAHAQLSEVLWEMVMHVGLRVDTSVGIVFLVPVFGLFAVLTVSILLVMEGLSAFLHALRLHWVEFQNKFYSGAGVKFVPFAFSLLHTSFENEGLL; encoded by the exons ATGGGTTCGTTATTTCGGAGTGAGGAGATGTGCCTGGCCCAGCTCTTTCTGCAGTCCGGGTCCGCTTATGACTGCACCAATGAGCTCGGCGAACTCGGGCTAGTGGAGTTCAGAGAC CTTAACCCAAGTGTGAACTCTTTTCAGCGAAGGTTTGTCAGTGAAATCAAGAGATGTGAAGAGATGGAGAGGATTCTGG GATATCTTCTGAGGgaaattaaaaaagaagacaTCCCTCTGCCAGAAGAGGATGTGAACCCAGCTGCACCATTGCCCAAACATGTGATGGTCATAATG GAGCAACTTCAGAGACTGGAACTGGAGCTGAGTGAGGTCACCAGGAACAAGGAGAAACTTCAGAAGAACCTTCTAGAACTGACTGAGTACACACACATGCTGCACATCACACGCAAATTTGTGCACCACATTGCAGAG AAAGAGCCATCGCGGGTCCAGTATGAAGAGTTCCCCTTCCTAGAGAAAGAACCCATGATGGACTACACCAGCATGCAAAGGCTTGGAGCCAAGCTTGG GTTCATTTCTGGGCTGATCCAGAGTGTTAAAATCGAGGCATTTGAGCGAATGCTCTGGAGAGTGTGTAAGGGTTACACAATCCTCAACTACTCTGAGGTAGACGGGCTTCTGGAGGACCCTGATACG GGGGAGCCAACCAGGAGTGTGGTGTTCCTCATCTCTTACTGGGGAGAGCAGATTGGACAGAAAGTTAAGAAGATTTGTGACTG CTACCACTGTCACCTGTACCCGTACCCCAACAGTAATGAGGAGAGGAACGATGTGGTGGAGGGGCTCCGCACACGCATTCAGGACTTGCACATG ATTCTTCAGCGTACTGAGGATTACCTGAGGCAGGTGTTGATCAAGGCCTCAGAGTCTGTGTACATTTGGGTGATCCAAGTTAAGAAAATGAAGGCCATATATCACATCTTCAACCTCTGCAGTTTTGATGTCACAAACAAGTGCCTCATAGCTGAGGTGTGGTGTCCCGTAAATGATCTGCCCGCACTTCGGCGAGCTCTAGAGGATGGATCG AGGAAGAGTGGAGCCGCAGTTCCCTCATTTGTCAATCGAATTCCAAGCAACGACACTCCACCAACCCTCATACGCACCACTAAGTTTACCTCAGGCTTTCAGAATATAGTGGACGCATACGGCGTAAGCAGCTACAGAGAGGTCAACCCAG CTCCATATACAATCATTACCTTTCCCTTCCTGTTTGCGGTGATGTTTGGAGACCTCGGGCATGGCATCATCATGGCGTTGTTTGCTCTGTGGATGGTTCTCTACGAGAATGACCGCAAACTAAAGAAAACCAGAAATGAG gtCTGGAACATTTTTTTCGAGGGCCGTTACATCATCCTGTTGATGGGTATATTTTCAGTCTACACTGGATTAATATACAACGACTGCTTCTCCAAGTCAATCAACCTGTTTGGCTCGGGGTGGAACGTCCGTGCCATGTATGATCATGGAGGCTGGAA TGCACACATGGTCAGATCAAATAGCTTCCTTGCACTGGATCCAAATGTCAGAGGAGTCTTTAAGGGGCCATATCCTCTGGGCATTGACCCG ATCTGGAACCTGGCTTCAAACCGTCTCACCTTCCTGAACTCCTATAAGATGAAGATGTCTGTGATCGTAggaataatccacatgacttttGGAGTCGTCCTTGGTGTTTTCAATCACCT GCACTTCAGACGGACATTCAATCTGTACCTGATATTTATCCCGGAGCTGCTCTTCCTGTTGTGCCTCTTTGGCTATCTGGCCTTCATGATCGTTTATAAGTGGCTGTTTTTCACAGTCAGAGACTCTCAGACAGCTCCCAGCATTCTCATCCACTTCATCAACATGTTCCTGATGCAGGGGGACTCCAGTCAACCCCTCTACCCAGGACAG GCTGGGTTTCAGGTGTTCCTGGTGGTTGTGGCTGTGCTCTCTGTGCCTGTGTTATTATTGGGCAAACCTCTCTACCTCTACTGGCAACACAAGGGCAGAGACCGGCTGAGCATGTACAGG ggTTATCAGCGTGTACGGCGGAGCAGTGAAGAAAAGCTCTCTCTCATGCATGCTCATGATGTGGAGGAGGGCACCAGTGTGGACAGCCACTCCTCCAGctctgacagccaatcagaggag TTGGATTTTGCAGATATCTTCCTCCATCAGTCCATCCACACTATAGAGTACTGCCTGGGCTGCATCTCTAATACTGCATCTTACCTCCGCCTGTGGGCTCTCAGCCTGGCACATGCCC AGCTCTCTGAGGTGTTGTGGGAAATGGTGATGCATGTTGGTCTGCGTGTGGACACCAGTGTGGGCATTGTGTTCCTGGTGCCTGTTTTTGGTCTGTTTGCTGTCCTCACTGTGTCCATCCTGCTGGTCATGGAGGGACTTTCAGCCTTCCTTCATGCTCTCAGACTCCACTG GGTGGAGTTTCAGAATAAGTTCTACAGCGGTGCCGGTGTCAAGTTTGTACCGTTTGCCTTCTCTCTCTTGCACACAAGCTTTGAAAATGAGGGGCTGTTATGA
- the LOC128011207 gene encoding tRNA (uracil-5-)-methyltransferase homolog A isoform X1 — protein MFHSEEQRDFTLQSNMTDVAVDQTDPAGSLSSTEKEPDDLIEEKNQENPPAAAEEEGEGAAGGVYRYIKEDLFTSEIFKVEIQNLPKYIGFNDLKKFLNKHGINPHKIKLFNKQTFAFVTFKNQEERDKAMKAVHGMQWKSKVLSVRLAKPKADPILKKRKLEEEVEGGQPGTKRAAGSQEVEENEEEPLNIQIANAVTPLWNVPYEEQLKRKEKEVEGVLQKLTREIGNNNKAMLPWLFVQKEKFNKMCCPLEAIRPSPVQTEYRNKCEFVIGVGADGEDKTVGFRLGKYKGGSCAVVSPSETTHVSSEAKRVVQGFQQFIRTTPYAVYSPETYDGHWRQLTVRTTRIKQTMAIVFFNPQKLQEEEISDLKRNLHQYFTEGEGKEIGITSLYFVRMGQRTSAGTEDLPCEHVTGEEWIHEELLGLKFRISPHSFFQTNTPAAEVLYSAVGEWAQLDQDSTVLDVCCGTGTIGISLAKRVKKVIGIELCQEAVEDAKANTEANGLTNVEFHCGKAEDVFPTVLNAVVSPSVTAIVDPPRAGLHSKVILAIRRAEHLKRLVYVACNAKAAMNNFIDLCRAPSNRVRGAPFRPMRAMAVDLFPQTMHCETILLFERVDYSSNTAI, from the exons ATGTTTCATAGTGAAGAACAAAGAGATTTCACACTGCAG AGCAATATGACAGATGTTGCTGTTGACCAGACTGATCCAGCTGGCTCATTATCCAGCACAGAGAAGGAACCAGATGACCTAATAGAAGAGAAAAACCAAGAGAATccaccagcagcagcagaagaagaAGGAGAGGGTGCAGCAGGTGGTGTGTATCGTTACATCAAAGAAGATCTCTTCACCTCAGAGATCTTTAAAGTTGAGATTCAAAACCTGCCCAAGTACATTGGTTTTAATGACCTGAAGAAGTTTCTCAACAAACATGGGATCAATCCTCACAAAATCAAGCTGTTTAACAAACAGACATTTGCCTTTGTCACTTTCAAGAACCAGGAGGAAAGGGACAAGGCCATGAAAGCAGTGCACGGCATGCAATGGAAGAGTAAAGTGCTGAGTGTACGGCTGGCCAAACCCAAAGCTGATCCCATCCTCAAGAAGAGGAAACTAGAGGAGGAAGTGGAAGGTGGACAGCCTGGTACAAAGCGTGCTGCGGGTAGCCAGGAGGTAGAGGAGAATGAAGAAGAGCCTCTCAATATCCAGATTGCCAATGCTGTGACACCCTTGTGGAACGTACCTTATGAAGAACAGCtgaaaaggaaagagaaagaagTTGAAGGCGTTCTTCAGAAACTGACCAG AGAAATTGGCAACAACAACAAAGCCATGCTTCCCTGGCTAtttgttcaaaaagaaaaattcaacaaaatgtgCTGCCCACTCGAAGCCATACGACCATCACCTGTGCAG ACAGAGTACAGGAATAAGTGTGAGTTTGTGATTGGAGTGGGAGCAGATGGAGAGGATAAGACTGTGGGCTTTCGTTTGGGTAAGTATAAAGGAGGATCCTGTGCAGTAGTGAGTCCATCAGAAACCACCCATGTGTCTTCAGAGGCCAAGAGGGTTGTGCAGGGTTTCCAGCAGTTCATCAG GACAACCCCGTATGCCGTATACAGTCCAGAGACTTATGATGGTCATTGGCGGCAGCTAACAGTACGAACAACCAGGATAAAGCAAACCATGGCCATTGTTTTCTTCAATCCACAG AAACTCCAAGAAGAAGAAATAAGTGACCTGAAACGAAACCTGCATCAGTATTTTACCGAAGGAGAAGGAAAGGAAATTGGCATCACTTCTTTGTACTTTGTGAGAATGGGACAAAG GACATCAGCAGGTACAGAGGACCTGCCATGTGAACATGTGACTGGAGAAGAATGGATTCACGAAGAGCTTCTCGGACTGAAATTCCGCATCTCTCCACACTCATTTTTCCAG ACAAACACCCCTGCTGCTGAGGTTCTGTACTCTGCTGTGGGTGAATGGGCTCAGCTGGACCAGGACAGCACCGTGCTGGATGTGTGCTGTGGAACGGGGACTATCGGCATCTCACTGGCAAAG AGAGTGAAGAAGGTGATTGGCATAGAGTTGTGCCAGGAAGCAGTGGAAGATGCTAAGGCTAACACTGAAGCAAATG gCTTGACCAATGTGGAATTCCACTGTGGAAAGGCTGAAGACGTGTTCCCCACTGTTCTTAATGCTGTCGTATCCCCCAGCGTCACTGCAATCGTTGACCCTCCAAGAGCAGGGCTAC ATTCCAAAGTTATTCTAGCAATCAGAAGAGCAGAGCATCTTAAGAGACTCGTCTACGTCGCCTGCAATGCCAAAGCAGCTATGAACAATTTTATTGA TCTCTGCAGAGCTCCTTCGAACCGTGTGCGAGGAGCTCCCTTCCGACCAATGAGAGCTATGGCTGTTGACCTCTTCCCCCAGACCATGCACTGTGAAACCATCCTGCTGTTTGAAAGAGTGGACTACAGCTCCAACACTGCCATTTAG
- the LOC128011207 gene encoding tRNA (uracil-5-)-methyltransferase homolog A isoform X2: MTDVAVDQTDPAGSLSSTEKEPDDLIEEKNQENPPAAAEEEGEGAAGGVYRYIKEDLFTSEIFKVEIQNLPKYIGFNDLKKFLNKHGINPHKIKLFNKQTFAFVTFKNQEERDKAMKAVHGMQWKSKVLSVRLAKPKADPILKKRKLEEEVEGGQPGTKRAAGSQEVEENEEEPLNIQIANAVTPLWNVPYEEQLKRKEKEVEGVLQKLTREIGNNNKAMLPWLFVQKEKFNKMCCPLEAIRPSPVQTEYRNKCEFVIGVGADGEDKTVGFRLGKYKGGSCAVVSPSETTHVSSEAKRVVQGFQQFIRTTPYAVYSPETYDGHWRQLTVRTTRIKQTMAIVFFNPQKLQEEEISDLKRNLHQYFTEGEGKEIGITSLYFVRMGQRTSAGTEDLPCEHVTGEEWIHEELLGLKFRISPHSFFQTNTPAAEVLYSAVGEWAQLDQDSTVLDVCCGTGTIGISLAKRVKKVIGIELCQEAVEDAKANTEANGLTNVEFHCGKAEDVFPTVLNAVVSPSVTAIVDPPRAGLHSKVILAIRRAEHLKRLVYVACNAKAAMNNFIDLCRAPSNRVRGAPFRPMRAMAVDLFPQTMHCETILLFERVDYSSNTAI; this comes from the exons ATGACAGATGTTGCTGTTGACCAGACTGATCCAGCTGGCTCATTATCCAGCACAGAGAAGGAACCAGATGACCTAATAGAAGAGAAAAACCAAGAGAATccaccagcagcagcagaagaagaAGGAGAGGGTGCAGCAGGTGGTGTGTATCGTTACATCAAAGAAGATCTCTTCACCTCAGAGATCTTTAAAGTTGAGATTCAAAACCTGCCCAAGTACATTGGTTTTAATGACCTGAAGAAGTTTCTCAACAAACATGGGATCAATCCTCACAAAATCAAGCTGTTTAACAAACAGACATTTGCCTTTGTCACTTTCAAGAACCAGGAGGAAAGGGACAAGGCCATGAAAGCAGTGCACGGCATGCAATGGAAGAGTAAAGTGCTGAGTGTACGGCTGGCCAAACCCAAAGCTGATCCCATCCTCAAGAAGAGGAAACTAGAGGAGGAAGTGGAAGGTGGACAGCCTGGTACAAAGCGTGCTGCGGGTAGCCAGGAGGTAGAGGAGAATGAAGAAGAGCCTCTCAATATCCAGATTGCCAATGCTGTGACACCCTTGTGGAACGTACCTTATGAAGAACAGCtgaaaaggaaagagaaagaagTTGAAGGCGTTCTTCAGAAACTGACCAG AGAAATTGGCAACAACAACAAAGCCATGCTTCCCTGGCTAtttgttcaaaaagaaaaattcaacaaaatgtgCTGCCCACTCGAAGCCATACGACCATCACCTGTGCAG ACAGAGTACAGGAATAAGTGTGAGTTTGTGATTGGAGTGGGAGCAGATGGAGAGGATAAGACTGTGGGCTTTCGTTTGGGTAAGTATAAAGGAGGATCCTGTGCAGTAGTGAGTCCATCAGAAACCACCCATGTGTCTTCAGAGGCCAAGAGGGTTGTGCAGGGTTTCCAGCAGTTCATCAG GACAACCCCGTATGCCGTATACAGTCCAGAGACTTATGATGGTCATTGGCGGCAGCTAACAGTACGAACAACCAGGATAAAGCAAACCATGGCCATTGTTTTCTTCAATCCACAG AAACTCCAAGAAGAAGAAATAAGTGACCTGAAACGAAACCTGCATCAGTATTTTACCGAAGGAGAAGGAAAGGAAATTGGCATCACTTCTTTGTACTTTGTGAGAATGGGACAAAG GACATCAGCAGGTACAGAGGACCTGCCATGTGAACATGTGACTGGAGAAGAATGGATTCACGAAGAGCTTCTCGGACTGAAATTCCGCATCTCTCCACACTCATTTTTCCAG ACAAACACCCCTGCTGCTGAGGTTCTGTACTCTGCTGTGGGTGAATGGGCTCAGCTGGACCAGGACAGCACCGTGCTGGATGTGTGCTGTGGAACGGGGACTATCGGCATCTCACTGGCAAAG AGAGTGAAGAAGGTGATTGGCATAGAGTTGTGCCAGGAAGCAGTGGAAGATGCTAAGGCTAACACTGAAGCAAATG gCTTGACCAATGTGGAATTCCACTGTGGAAAGGCTGAAGACGTGTTCCCCACTGTTCTTAATGCTGTCGTATCCCCCAGCGTCACTGCAATCGTTGACCCTCCAAGAGCAGGGCTAC ATTCCAAAGTTATTCTAGCAATCAGAAGAGCAGAGCATCTTAAGAGACTCGTCTACGTCGCCTGCAATGCCAAAGCAGCTATGAACAATTTTATTGA TCTCTGCAGAGCTCCTTCGAACCGTGTGCGAGGAGCTCCCTTCCGACCAATGAGAGCTATGGCTGTTGACCTCTTCCCCCAGACCATGCACTGTGAAACCATCCTGCTGTTTGAAAGAGTGGACTACAGCTCCAACACTGCCATTTAG